Proteins encoded in a region of the Actinomycetota bacterium genome:
- a CDS encoding bifunctional 3,4-dihydroxy-2-butanone-4-phosphate synthase/GTP cyclohydrolase II, with translation MEEMKREGSPFDPIEEVIEDIREGKIIIVVDDEDRENEGDFLMAAEKVTPEAINFMAKYGRGLICMPCLGERLDELNIHPMVSNNTSTHETAFTVSIGAKGKITTGISAYDRAVTIQAVLDPATRPEDISRPGHVFPLRARDGGVLRRAGHTEAAVDLARLAGFFPAGVICEIMNDDGTMARVPQLAEIKKKFGLKLATIEDLIRYRNRMETLVKRTAEVRLPTAFGEFRAVGYESLIDGHSLIALVKGDVEGKENVLVRVHSECLTGDVFHSLRCDCGLQLQLALQMIDEEGEGVLLYIIGHEGRGIGLTHKLKAYELQESGKDTVEANLELGFPPDARDYGIGAQILSDLGLSTMRLMTNNPAKRVGLEGYGLRVVERIPLVIEPCEDNYAYLKAKQDKLDHLLELQERRT, from the coding sequence ATGGAGGAGATGAAGAGAGAGGGGAGTCCGTTCGATCCCATCGAGGAGGTGATCGAGGACATCCGGGAGGGAAAGATCATCATCGTCGTTGACGATGAGGACCGTGAGAACGAAGGCGATTTTCTCATGGCGGCCGAGAAGGTCACGCCGGAGGCAATCAACTTCATGGCCAAGTACGGCCGCGGTCTCATCTGCATGCCGTGCCTGGGAGAACGCCTGGACGAACTGAACATCCACCCTATGGTATCCAACAACACGTCGACACACGAGACCGCCTTCACGGTATCCATAGGAGCCAAGGGCAAGATAACCACGGGTATCTCCGCCTACGACCGCGCGGTGACCATCCAGGCCGTTCTCGATCCGGCCACCAGGCCCGAGGACATATCGCGCCCCGGCCATGTCTTTCCGCTGCGCGCGCGCGACGGCGGAGTCCTGCGCAGGGCGGGCCATACCGAGGCCGCCGTGGACCTGGCGCGGCTGGCGGGGTTCTTCCCGGCGGGGGTCATCTGCGAGATCATGAACGACGATGGGACCATGGCACGGGTGCCACAGCTGGCGGAGATCAAGAAGAAGTTCGGCCTGAAGCTGGCGACCATCGAGGACCTCATCCGCTACCGCAACCGCATGGAGACCCTGGTCAAGCGCACGGCGGAGGTGCGGCTACCCACTGCCTTCGGGGAGTTCCGGGCCGTGGGCTACGAGTCCCTCATCGACGGCCATTCACTTATCGCCCTGGTAAAAGGGGACGTCGAGGGGAAAGAGAACGTGCTGGTGAGGGTCCACTCCGAATGCCTCACCGGAGACGTCTTCCACTCCCTGCGCTGCGATTGCGGCCTCCAGCTGCAACTGGCGCTGCAGATGATCGATGAGGAGGGAGAGGGCGTGCTCCTCTACATCATCGGTCACGAGGGCAGGGGCATCGGCCTTACCCACAAACTAAAGGCTTACGAGCTGCAGGAGAGCGGCAAGGACACGGTTGAGGCGAACCTCGAGCTCGGGTTCCCGCCCGATGCGCGCGATTACGGCATCGGGGCCCAGATTCTGTCCGACCTCGGGCTGAGCACCATGCGGCTGATGACCAACAACCCTGCCAAGCGCGTAGGGCTGGAGGGGTACGGCCTCAGGGTGGTAGAACGCATCCCCCTGGTAATCGAGCCGTGCGAAGACAACTATGCCTATCTAAAGGCCAAGCAGGATAAACTGGACCACCTGCTGGAACTGCAGGAAAGGAGAACATGA
- a CDS encoding ATP-binding protein — translation MRKPTTQLDSVPEPIPARGSEQRESVRMLLSSTRFIASIFWLTIIVAAMVFVLPYSERSESPVFYGFMVLSVLVFIGHRYFPYEGYHPVAFFLLMLSTDALIAVMVYLTGGAESSISLLFMAVIIFSFAYFELVEMMLITAVTCVIYFAPITYETVTFESLKGMAIALPIFFIIALGGFFVISKAREQEREKQAMTSLYDQADTKRREMSTLYAVSLKLASTFDEREMVGTLIDNASKLVRCDAMVMSLLEDDGTLGAGTYRGLREGEAAAMMARGEDNPLYMSASAVLPVILRDSGEDPRFHGYLVRNGFDSMIAVPLFASASVIGVLGCFSRAPGDFDDDDARVLLTLSSEAALALEKAALYRTTLQDKTKIETIINSLTDGLLVLDQDGRLVMANPFISRLLALGDSEHDEPLPELLRGSPHHIEFKEVSCEDALEKVLDGGESLRSEMVLGAEPALTFDIFWVPLLDAEEEVGGAVILLHDITDFVELDRLKSDFISIVSHELKTPLTSIKGFVRLLTTERVGPINDKQRHYLDVVQKQTESLTALINDLLDLSRIEAGIIEVRHEPVLLCEVIDGVVQQLDNLAQEKEIEIRMDIPGDLPMLLGDGERLAQVFLNLIHNAIKFTPERGEVGVKARTAGSDCLVRVSDNGIGISAQDLPRIFDKFYMVDSSSTRTQSGTGLGLAITRQLVHAHGGEIWVNSVKGEGTTFNILLPLYRSDGSPRLRQVRDVGEAAAS, via the coding sequence TTGAGGAAGCCGACAACGCAGCTCGATAGCGTTCCCGAGCCGATCCCGGCGCGGGGAAGCGAGCAGCGAGAGAGCGTGCGCATGCTCCTCTCGTCCACACGTTTCATCGCCTCCATCTTCTGGCTGACTATCATCGTCGCCGCCATGGTCTTCGTACTCCCGTATTCCGAACGCAGCGAGTCACCTGTCTTCTACGGTTTCATGGTCCTTTCGGTGCTGGTCTTCATAGGCCACCGCTATTTCCCCTACGAGGGTTATCATCCCGTGGCTTTCTTCCTGCTCATGCTGTCTACGGACGCGCTCATCGCGGTGATGGTCTACCTCACCGGCGGTGCCGAGAGCAGCATCTCCCTGCTGTTCATGGCGGTGATCATCTTCTCCTTCGCCTATTTCGAGCTGGTGGAGATGATGCTCATCACCGCGGTCACCTGTGTCATCTATTTCGCCCCTATTACCTATGAGACAGTGACCTTCGAGTCCCTGAAGGGCATGGCCATAGCGCTGCCCATTTTCTTCATCATCGCCCTGGGCGGCTTCTTTGTGATCAGCAAGGCGCGCGAGCAGGAGAGGGAAAAGCAGGCCATGACCAGCCTCTACGACCAGGCTGACACCAAGCGCAGGGAGATGTCCACCCTTTACGCCGTTTCTCTCAAGCTCGCCTCAACCTTCGACGAGAGGGAGATGGTAGGCACGCTCATCGACAACGCGTCCAAGCTGGTACGCTGCGACGCCATGGTCATGTCGTTGCTTGAGGATGACGGCACGCTCGGGGCCGGCACATATCGTGGCCTGCGGGAGGGAGAGGCCGCCGCGATGATGGCCCGGGGCGAGGATAATCCCCTCTACATGTCGGCGTCCGCGGTACTGCCGGTGATACTCAGGGACAGCGGCGAGGACCCGCGCTTCCATGGCTACCTGGTAAGGAACGGCTTCGACTCCATGATCGCGGTGCCCCTGTTCGCCAGCGCCAGCGTGATAGGCGTCCTGGGTTGTTTCTCCAGGGCCCCGGGAGACTTCGACGATGACGACGCGCGCGTCCTGCTCACCCTCTCCAGCGAGGCCGCGCTGGCCCTGGAGAAGGCCGCGCTCTACCGCACCACCCTGCAGGACAAGACGAAGATAGAGACCATCATCAACAGCCTCACAGACGGGCTCCTGGTCCTTGACCAGGACGGCAGGCTGGTCATGGCCAACCCTTTCATCTCGCGCCTACTCGCCCTCGGCGACTCCGAGCATGACGAACCCCTGCCCGAGTTGCTGCGGGGCTCGCCCCACCACATCGAGTTCAAGGAGGTGTCCTGCGAGGACGCCCTGGAGAAGGTGCTGGACGGTGGCGAGAGTTTGCGGAGCGAGATGGTGCTTGGCGCCGAGCCGGCCCTTACCTTCGATATCTTCTGGGTACCACTCCTGGATGCCGAGGAAGAGGTGGGTGGCGCGGTTATCCTGCTCCACGATATCACGGACTTCGTCGAGCTTGACCGCTTGAAATCCGACTTCATATCCATCGTCTCCCACGAGCTCAAGACCCCCCTGACCTCCATCAAGGGTTTCGTGCGGCTGCTCACCACGGAGAGGGTCGGGCCCATCAACGACAAGCAGCGCCATTATCTGGACGTGGTGCAGAAACAGACCGAATCGCTCACCGCTCTCATCAACGACCTCCTCGACCTCTCGAGGATCGAGGCGGGTATAATCGAGGTCCGGCACGAGCCGGTACTTCTGTGCGAGGTGATCGACGGTGTGGTGCAGCAGCTGGACAACCTCGCGCAGGAGAAGGAGATAGAAATTAGAATGGACATACCCGGAGACCTGCCAATGCTGCTGGGGGACGGCGAGAGGTTGGCCCAGGTGTTCCTGAACCTCATCCACAATGCCATCAAGTTCACGCCGGAGAGGGGCGAGGTGGGCGTCAAGGCCAGGACGGCGGGGAGCGACTGCCTGGTGAGGGTATCGGACAATGGCATCGGGATCTCGGCCCAGGACCTGCCCAGGATATTCGACAAGTTCTATATGGTGGACTCGTCCTCCACCCGCACCCAGAGTGGCACCGGACTGGGCCTGGCCATAACCAGGCAACTGGTCCATGCCCACGGCGGCGAGATCTGGGTGAACAGCGTCAAGGGCGAGGGCACTACCTTCAACATCCTGCTCCCTCTCTACAGGTCTGACGGGAGCCCGCGCCTGCGCCAGGTGCGGGATGTGGGGGAGGCGGCGGCGAGCTGA
- the rpe gene encoding ribulose-phosphate 3-epimerase, translating into MSKVKLAPSLLNADFSDLREAVSSIEDTADVIHLDVMDGNFVPNITFGPLVVKAVRAITDLPLDVHLMIAHPAEYVEDFVRAGADWVSFHAEVTRHPGEILGLIHSLSCRAGVVINPQTPAERLYEYLELMEFALVMTVMPGFGGQAMIPEALYKVEELKSEAGRRGLGLEVEVDGGVKTENLHAVLEAGTDIVVVGSSIFGAPDPRMAAREIRSILDGS; encoded by the coding sequence ATGAGTAAGGTCAAACTGGCCCCGTCGCTGCTCAATGCCGACTTCAGCGACCTGCGCGAGGCCGTATCCTCAATCGAGGACACCGCGGACGTCATCCACCTGGACGTGATGGACGGCAACTTCGTCCCCAATATAACCTTCGGACCCCTGGTGGTGAAAGCGGTTCGGGCCATCACCGACCTTCCCCTGGATGTGCACCTCATGATCGCCCACCCCGCGGAGTACGTCGAGGACTTCGTCAGGGCCGGTGCGGACTGGGTCTCGTTCCACGCCGAGGTCACGCGGCACCCCGGAGAGATACTCGGGCTCATACACAGCCTTTCCTGCCGGGCCGGTGTGGTCATCAACCCCCAGACGCCCGCGGAGCGCCTCTACGAGTACCTTGAATTGATGGAATTCGCGCTGGTGATGACGGTCATGCCCGGCTTCGGTGGACAGGCAATGATCCCGGAGGCACTATACAAGGTCGAGGAGTTGAAAAGCGAAGCGGGGCGACGGGGCCTGGGCCTGGAAGTCGAGGTGGATGGCGGTGTGAAGACGGAGAACCTGCACGCGGTGCTGGAGGCGGGCACCGACATCGTGGTGGTGGGGTCCTCCATATTCGGCGCGCCGGACCCGCGGATGGCCGCGCGAGAGATCAGGTCCATCCTCGACGGATCCTGA
- a CDS encoding response regulator, whose protein sequence is MFDEVLKGESTEIVGQKRAYKVLVVDDDPNIRELIVETLGNGKYEPIEARDGREALDICESQRPDIIVLDVMMPDLDGLEVCLKLRGEALTSHIPIILLTAKGMLEDKIRGMETGADDYLTKPFDPLELEARINMHLRRSVRDSEASPLTGLPGNRAIEEVIESRIRAKALFAVCYIDLDDFKAYNDRYGFLAGSEVIKLTTQVILESIARFGSKDDFVGHIGGDDFIVVTEMERASLISQEIIRLFDERIPTQYEQEDRERGFIISTDRQGNINRFNIMTISVAVIHNTYRSLDHPGKVAQIAAELKKYAKGMEGSNYVFDRRRRD, encoded by the coding sequence TTGTTCGACGAGGTATTGAAGGGAGAATCCACCGAGATTGTCGGTCAGAAAAGGGCCTACAAGGTCCTGGTGGTTGACGACGACCCCAATATCCGCGAACTGATCGTGGAGACCCTGGGCAACGGGAAGTACGAACCCATCGAGGCACGTGACGGCAGGGAAGCCCTGGATATCTGCGAATCGCAGCGGCCGGACATCATCGTCCTGGACGTCATGATGCCGGATCTCGACGGCCTGGAGGTGTGCCTGAAACTGCGTGGAGAGGCCCTGACCAGCCATATCCCCATCATCCTGCTCACCGCCAAGGGCATGCTCGAGGACAAGATAAGGGGCATGGAAACCGGCGCCGACGACTACCTCACCAAGCCCTTCGATCCCCTCGAGCTGGAAGCCAGGATAAACATGCACCTGCGCCGCTCCGTGCGCGACAGTGAGGCCAGTCCCCTGACGGGACTTCCGGGCAACAGGGCCATTGAAGAGGTCATCGAGTCCCGCATAAGGGCAAAGGCGCTCTTCGCCGTATGCTACATCGATCTCGACGACTTCAAAGCCTACAACGACCGCTACGGGTTCCTTGCCGGCAGCGAGGTGATCAAGCTGACCACACAGGTGATCCTGGAATCCATAGCGAGGTTTGGCAGCAAAGACGACTTCGTGGGCCACATCGGGGGAGACGATTTCATCGTGGTCACGGAGATGGAGAGGGCCTCCCTTATCTCCCAGGAGATAATCAGGCTCTTCGACGAGCGCATACCGACACAGTACGAGCAGGAGGACCGCGAACGTGGCTTCATCATCAGTACCGACCGGCAGGGAAATATCAACCGGTTCAACATCATGACCATCAGCGTGGCCGTGATCCATAACACCTACCGCAGCCTTGACCACCCAGGGAAGGTGGCCCAGATCGCCGCTGAATTGAAGAAGTATGCCAAGGGCATGGAGGGAAGCAACTATGTCTTCGACCGCAGGCGGCGGGACTGA
- a CDS encoding riboflavin synthase → MRVFTGIIEEVGRVGGLRMIAQGAAITITCRRVLEGLREGDSIAVNGVCLTATEMGAGSFRADVSQESLERSNLGGLRRGSEVNLERALSLGDRLGGHIVQGHVDGVGNLKAVKGAGESRVLTFSVTREIAVYLVEKGSIAVNGISLTVSGLGEGEFSVAAIPHTIEKTNLKGIKAGDAVNLEVDIIAKYVRRYLERGMPAAVGGTAPGDALRDKLSEGGFM, encoded by the coding sequence ATGAGAGTGTTCACGGGGATCATCGAGGAGGTCGGAAGGGTAGGCGGACTGAGGATGATCGCACAGGGGGCGGCCATCACCATAACCTGCAGACGTGTCCTCGAAGGCCTGCGCGAGGGGGACTCCATAGCGGTGAACGGAGTGTGCCTTACCGCGACGGAGATGGGAGCGGGCTCCTTCAGGGCCGACGTCTCGCAAGAGAGCCTCGAGCGCTCGAACCTAGGTGGGCTGCGCAGGGGCTCGGAGGTCAACCTGGAAAGGGCCCTGAGCCTGGGCGACCGCTTGGGAGGACACATCGTACAGGGCCATGTCGACGGCGTCGGCAACCTGAAGGCGGTCAAGGGAGCGGGTGAGAGCCGCGTGCTCACCTTCTCGGTGACGCGGGAGATAGCGGTTTACCTGGTCGAGAAGGGGTCCATTGCCGTGAACGGCATCAGCCTGACCGTGAGCGGACTAGGCGAAGGCGAGTTCAGCGTGGCGGCTATCCCCCATACCATCGAAAAGACGAACCTCAAGGGGATCAAGGCGGGTGACGCCGTGAACCTCGAAGTGGACATAATCGCGAAGTACGTGCGCAGGTACCTGGAGCGCGGAATGCCGGCAGCGGTGGGCGGGACCGCGCCCGGCGATGCCTTGCGCGATAAGCTGTCAGAAGGAGGGTTTATGTGA
- the ribE gene encoding 6,7-dimethyl-8-ribityllumazine synthase → MMTTYEGHLVATGLKFAIVVARFNEFISTRLLDGALDALKRHDADMDAVDIAWVPGSFEIPLVASRLAASGRYDAVICLGAVIRGSTPHFEYVAAEVSKGVARVSLDREVPVVFGIITADTIEQAVERAGAKQGNKGWQAALTAVEMGNLLKGLR, encoded by the coding sequence ATGATGACGACATACGAAGGCCATCTGGTCGCCACCGGACTGAAGTTCGCCATCGTCGTGGCGCGGTTCAACGAGTTCATCAGCACGCGGCTGCTGGACGGCGCCCTGGACGCCCTCAAGCGACACGATGCCGATATGGACGCCGTGGACATCGCCTGGGTACCCGGCTCCTTCGAGATACCCCTGGTGGCGTCGAGGCTTGCCGCCAGCGGACGCTACGATGCCGTGATCTGCCTGGGCGCCGTTATCCGTGGATCGACACCGCATTTCGAGTATGTCGCCGCCGAGGTATCGAAGGGGGTCGCCAGGGTAAGCCTGGACAGAGAGGTCCCCGTGGTGTTCGGGATCATCACCGCCGACACCATCGAGCAGGCCGTGGAGCGGGCCGGTGCCAAGCAGGGCAACAAGGGCTGGCAGGCGGCACTGACCGCCGTGGAGATGGGTAACTTACTCAAAGGCCTGAGATAG
- the ribD gene encoding bifunctional diaminohydroxyphosphoribosylaminopyrimidine deaminase/5-amino-6-(5-phosphoribosylamino)uracil reductase RibD, with protein MDFSAEDREYMGKALSLAGRGRGMAHPNPMVGAVIVNNAAIVGAGFHRGPHTPHAEAAALARAGEGARGSTLYVTLEPCNHQGRTPPCTDAIIAAGVKRVVIAALDPNPSVKGGGAERLKEAGLEVEAGLMAARSSRLNEAYEKYVTTGMPLVVLKMAATADGKVATASGSSQWITGVKARRLVHSMRRESDAVLVGRGTVQRDDPELTVRMVPLRDARPPARVIVDSRLSMPLECKLASGGEPPVIVATTADHDRGKAQVLRSRGIRVLEIAGSRERVDLRGLLHELGRMEIAGLLVEGGPTLVASFLEEGLADRLALFLAPRAFGDAHARGWVEGMKIDDPSQGLPLRWKRARKVGEDMLLEADFREGE; from the coding sequence GTGGATTTCAGCGCGGAGGACAGAGAATACATGGGCAAGGCCCTGTCCCTGGCCGGCAGGGGCAGGGGCATGGCCCACCCCAATCCCATGGTCGGCGCGGTCATTGTAAACAATGCCGCTATCGTGGGCGCCGGTTTCCACCGCGGCCCCCACACCCCCCACGCGGAAGCCGCAGCCCTTGCCCGGGCGGGAGAGGGCGCGCGAGGCTCGACCCTCTATGTGACCCTCGAGCCCTGTAACCACCAGGGAAGGACGCCGCCCTGCACGGATGCCATCATCGCCGCGGGAGTCAAGAGGGTGGTGATAGCGGCACTGGACCCCAATCCCAGCGTCAAGGGGGGCGGTGCTGAACGCCTGAAGGAGGCGGGCCTGGAGGTGGAAGCCGGTCTCATGGCCGCGAGGTCTTCTCGGCTGAACGAGGCCTATGAGAAGTACGTGACCACGGGAATGCCGCTGGTGGTCTTGAAGATGGCCGCCACCGCTGACGGCAAGGTGGCTACGGCAAGCGGGTCATCGCAATGGATCACCGGCGTGAAAGCGAGGAGGCTGGTGCACTCCATGCGCAGGGAGAGCGACGCGGTACTGGTGGGCAGGGGGACGGTGCAGCGCGATGACCCCGAACTGACCGTGCGGATGGTGCCTTTGCGCGATGCCAGGCCTCCCGCCAGGGTGATCGTGGATTCCCGCCTCTCCATGCCCCTGGAATGCAAGCTGGCGAGTGGCGGTGAGCCGCCGGTGATCGTGGCGACCACCGCCGACCACGACCGCGGCAAAGCGCAGGTATTGCGCTCCCGCGGCATAAGGGTCCTCGAGATCGCGGGGAGCCGTGAGCGGGTGGACCTGCGGGGACTCCTGCACGAGCTGGGCAGGATGGAGATAGCCGGTCTTCTCGTGGAAGGGGGACCGACCCTGGTGGCGTCGTTTCTCGAGGAGGGGCTGGCGGACCGCCTGGCCCTTTTCCTGGCCCCAAGGGCGTTCGGTGACGCGCATGCCAGAGGCTGGGTCGAAGGCATGAAGATAGACGACCCGTCCCAGGGCCTGCCGCTGCGATGGAAGAGGGCGCGCAAGGTCGGAGAAGACATGCTGCTGGAGGCGGACTTCAGAGAAGGAGAATGA
- a CDS encoding HD domain-containing phosphohydrolase, with the protein MASKAGKGLLVEVRDAVLSRSLETLSSQEITGAVELPLDHRGIMAALLDLAVSPDGEEAAAARCELLNIARQLCRHGISWSAVDGLGQALMCSAVEHLDGRGAPAQLSAIGAGLLQAQAFLFDAFMEAEREKRERVSQQLHEVDRFPDTIASTLDPPTLTKVGLARLREILGMESSTMFEVSASHRLTAIAGDLAIAGGTRGAYNLSEQAAAALLERGDPYWLERGGDGPFAEDGTGPLATGTAVLLPMVVRGRTTGVVHLSGAAASSLSSEDMEIAVRFSSRLAVALENAYLHEREQRKIKETVALLEITRAINSTLDLEHILEKVVQMIVDLCGVAMCAVFLYESDTGHFRPSAFCGFIAEGEWRECAGDGFSASGLQAARMKTLEQGEPLFIPAEEAGHLISPQLLHEHGVDLVLVFPLSSRERLSGAFALFYPCREAEGLDMEEVEVIRAIASQASMAIENASLYEDIEKSYFSTVRALAKAIEVKDPYTHGHSERVTEYALMIADAMQMDERERQKLKYAATLHDIGKIGIAGRVLNKPGGLTREEYTHVKTHPILGESIVEPVEFLQGPRPIILHHHERFDGTGYPQGLKGTAIPICARILSVADAFEAMRSDRPYRRALPLQTAVEELKRNSGSQFDPEVVDAFLRILEERGGDPVTR; encoded by the coding sequence ATGGCCAGCAAGGCAGGTAAAGGCCTGCTTGTTGAGGTGCGAGATGCCGTCCTCTCCAGGTCGCTCGAGACCCTCAGCTCCCAGGAGATAACCGGGGCCGTCGAGCTGCCCCTGGATCACCGGGGGATAATGGCGGCCCTCCTCGACCTGGCCGTATCGCCGGATGGGGAGGAGGCGGCGGCGGCCCGCTGCGAATTACTGAACATAGCGCGGCAGTTGTGCCGTCACGGGATCTCCTGGAGCGCCGTTGACGGCCTCGGCCAGGCCCTCATGTGCAGCGCCGTAGAGCACCTCGACGGCAGGGGTGCTCCGGCGCAGTTGAGCGCCATAGGGGCGGGCCTTCTGCAGGCACAGGCGTTTCTTTTCGACGCATTCATGGAGGCTGAGCGGGAGAAGCGAGAGAGGGTGTCGCAGCAGCTGCATGAGGTGGACCGCTTCCCGGATACCATCGCGTCGACCCTCGATCCGCCCACCCTGACCAAGGTGGGTCTCGCCAGGTTGAGAGAGATTCTGGGCATGGAGAGTTCCACCATGTTCGAGGTCTCCGCCTCCCACAGGCTGACGGCCATCGCCGGAGACCTCGCAATTGCCGGCGGGACCCGCGGCGCTTACAACCTCAGCGAACAGGCGGCGGCTGCCCTGCTCGAGAGGGGCGACCCGTACTGGTTGGAACGCGGAGGGGACGGTCCCTTCGCGGAAGACGGCACCGGGCCCCTTGCCACGGGGACGGCTGTCCTTCTGCCCATGGTGGTGAGGGGACGCACGACCGGCGTGGTCCACCTGAGCGGCGCCGCTGCTTCCTCCCTGTCTTCAGAGGACATGGAGATAGCAGTCAGGTTCTCGAGCCGGTTGGCGGTGGCGCTGGAGAACGCGTACCTGCACGAGCGCGAGCAGCGCAAGATAAAGGAGACCGTGGCGCTGCTGGAGATCACCCGGGCCATAAACTCCACCCTGGACCTAGAGCACATCCTGGAGAAGGTCGTCCAGATGATCGTCGACCTATGCGGGGTGGCCATGTGCGCGGTCTTCCTGTATGAAAGCGACACGGGCCACTTTCGCCCCTCGGCTTTCTGCGGCTTCATAGCGGAGGGGGAGTGGAGGGAGTGCGCCGGCGACGGTTTTTCGGCCAGCGGCCTGCAGGCCGCGCGCATGAAGACCCTTGAGCAGGGGGAGCCGCTTTTCATCCCCGCGGAGGAGGCCGGCCACCTTATATCGCCGCAGTTGCTGCACGAACATGGAGTGGACCTGGTCCTGGTCTTTCCCCTCTCCTCGCGGGAGAGGCTGAGCGGTGCCTTCGCGCTCTTCTATCCCTGCCGGGAGGCGGAGGGCCTGGACATGGAGGAGGTAGAGGTGATCAGGGCCATAGCCTCACAGGCCTCCATGGCCATCGAGAACGCCTCCCTGTACGAAGACATAGAGAAGAGCTATTTCTCGACCGTGCGCGCCCTGGCCAAGGCCATCGAGGTAAAAGACCCCTATACCCACGGCCATTCCGAGCGGGTGACCGAATACGCGCTGATGATCGCCGACGCCATGCAGATGGATGAGCGGGAGAGGCAGAAGCTGAAGTACGCGGCCACCCTGCACGACATCGGCAAGATAGGCATAGCCGGAAGGGTGCTGAACAAGCCGGGCGGGCTTACCAGGGAGGAATATACACACGTCAAGACACACCCGATACTCGGCGAGAGCATCGTCGAGCCCGTGGAGTTCCTGCAGGGACCCCGCCCCATCATCCTCCACCACCACGAGCGTTTCGATGGCACCGGGTACCCCCAGGGGCTCAAAGGGACCGCGATCCCCATCTGTGCCCGCATCCTCTCCGTGGCCGACGCGTTCGAGGCCATGCGCTCAGACCGGCCTTACCGGCGCGCGCTGCCGTTACAGACGGCCGTGGAAGAGCTGAAGCGCAACTCGGGCAGCCAGTTCGATCCGGAGGTAGTGGATGCCTTCCTGCGCATACTGGAAGAACGTGGAGGAGATCCCGTTACCAGATAG